The following proteins are co-located in the Sphingomonas panacis genome:
- a CDS encoding phosphoenolpyruvate carboxykinase, whose product MSDRIPNAGLAAQGIETKAKLNWNLPTARLVEAAVARGEGRLSIDGALVVETGAHTGRSAQDKFIVRDAETENTVWWGKTNKGMTPDQFAALKADFFAAVASKDELFVQDLFGGSQPEYRVHVRVVTELAWHSSFIRTLLVRPEEDELKDFGAEYTIIDLPSFRADPAKHGTRTETVIAVNFTEKLILIGGTKYAGEMKKSVFGLLNYKLPPMGVMPMHCSANIGPDGDTAVFFGLSGTGKTTLSADASRTLIGDDEHGWSDTAVFNFEGGCYAKMINLSPEAEPEIYATTKRFGTILENVVMDAETRTLDFNDNSLAENSRGSYPIDFIPNASAENMGPVPKNIIFLTADAYGVLPPISKLTPDQAMYHFLSGYTARVAGTEIGVTEPSATFSTCFGAPFMPRHPSVYGNLLKERIAKGGVDCWLVNTGWTGGKYGVGRRMPIKATRALLNAALDGSLNGAEFRTDPNFGFKVPVAVTGVDSAILDPRETWADKDAYDATASRLVDQFVENFAQFADHVDEGVRQSAPKTSASV is encoded by the coding sequence ATGAGCGATCGCATTCCGAACGCTGGCCTTGCCGCGCAGGGCATCGAGACCAAAGCCAAACTCAACTGGAATTTGCCGACCGCGCGGCTCGTCGAGGCGGCGGTCGCGCGCGGCGAAGGCCGCCTGTCGATCGACGGCGCGCTGGTCGTCGAGACGGGCGCACACACCGGCCGCTCCGCGCAGGACAAGTTCATCGTCCGCGATGCCGAGACCGAGAACACCGTCTGGTGGGGCAAGACCAACAAGGGCATGACCCCCGATCAGTTCGCGGCGCTGAAAGCCGATTTCTTCGCCGCCGTCGCGAGCAAGGACGAACTCTTCGTGCAGGATCTGTTCGGCGGGTCGCAACCGGAATATCGCGTCCATGTCCGCGTCGTCACCGAACTGGCGTGGCACAGCAGCTTCATCCGCACGCTCCTGGTCCGGCCCGAAGAGGACGAACTCAAGGACTTCGGCGCCGAATACACGATCATCGACCTGCCGAGCTTCCGCGCCGATCCAGCGAAGCACGGCACGCGCACCGAGACGGTGATCGCGGTCAATTTCACCGAAAAGCTGATCCTGATCGGCGGCACCAAATATGCCGGCGAGATGAAGAAGTCGGTATTCGGGCTGCTCAACTACAAGCTGCCGCCGATGGGCGTGATGCCGATGCACTGTTCGGCCAATATCGGCCCGGATGGCGATACGGCGGTGTTCTTCGGCCTGTCGGGCACCGGCAAGACGACGCTGTCGGCCGACGCCAGCCGCACGCTGATCGGCGATGACGAGCATGGCTGGTCCGATACCGCCGTGTTCAACTTCGAGGGCGGCTGCTATGCGAAGATGATCAACCTCTCGCCCGAGGCCGAGCCGGAAATCTACGCCACTACCAAGCGGTTCGGCACGATCCTCGAAAACGTCGTGATGGACGCCGAGACCCGCACGCTCGATTTCAACGACAACAGCCTCGCCGAGAACAGCCGCGGTTCGTACCCGATCGACTTCATTCCCAATGCCTCGGCCGAGAACATGGGGCCGGTCCCGAAGAACATCATCTTCCTCACCGCCGATGCCTACGGCGTACTTCCGCCGATCTCGAAGCTCACCCCCGATCAGGCGATGTACCATTTCCTCTCGGGTTATACCGCGCGCGTCGCCGGCACCGAGATCGGTGTGACCGAACCCTCGGCGACCTTCTCGACCTGCTTCGGCGCGCCGTTCATGCCGCGCCACCCTTCGGTCTACGGCAACCTCCTGAAAGAGCGGATCGCCAAGGGCGGGGTCGATTGCTGGCTGGTCAACACCGGCTGGACCGGCGGCAAATACGGGGTCGGCCGCCGCATGCCGATCAAGGCGACTCGTGCGCTGCTCAACGCAGCACTCGACGGCAGCCTCAACGGTGCCGAGTTCCGCACCGATCCGAACTTCGGCTTCAAGGTGCCGGTCGCGGTGACCGGCGTCGATTCGGCGATCCTCGATCCGCGCGAGACCTGGGCAGACAAGGATGCGTATGACGCGACCGCGAGCCGGCTCGTCGATCAGTTCGTCGAGAACTTCGCGCAATTCGCCGATCACGTCGACGAAGGCGTGCGCCAGTCCGCGCCGAAGACCTCCGCGAGCGTATAA
- a CDS encoding mechanosensitive ion channel family protein has translation MSTVAIAGWAVPASLVNLATIAVTVLLALALHWLVMNALRRIAERTPGSADDIFVNYAKRPLQFILITLGLAMVRESLDLGKTGTILWARTAGMLVPALIGWLAINMIRASDKAISLFADISVADNLRARRRRTRSAILTQIALLGVGFVTICLMLLSIPSVRSVGVTLMASAGLAALAVGAAAQPLLKNVIAGIQMAFTEPIRLDDVVIIEGEWGKIEEIRLTYVVVKIWDERRLVVPVSKFLEDSFQNWTRTGSQLLGSAFFYLDPTANIARLREKYTEIVSSNPRWDGRAQVLQVTDMKPDAIEVRILATARDAPTAFDLRCDLREAMLAYIRDEMPEALPRHRAELGRDAWKPERDGAGGMP, from the coding sequence ATGTCGACCGTAGCAATCGCCGGATGGGCCGTTCCCGCATCGCTCGTAAACCTCGCGACGATCGCGGTCACCGTGCTGCTCGCGCTCGCGTTGCACTGGCTGGTGATGAACGCGCTTCGCCGAATCGCCGAGCGAACGCCCGGTTCTGCCGACGACATCTTTGTCAACTACGCCAAGCGCCCGCTGCAATTCATCCTCATCACGCTTGGGCTGGCGATGGTTCGCGAGTCGCTCGATCTCGGTAAGACCGGAACGATCCTGTGGGCGCGCACCGCCGGCATGCTGGTGCCTGCGCTGATCGGCTGGCTGGCGATCAACATGATCCGCGCGAGCGACAAGGCGATCTCGCTGTTCGCCGACATCTCGGTCGCCGACAACCTGCGCGCGCGCCGCAGGCGGACGCGCAGCGCGATCCTCACCCAGATCGCGCTGCTCGGCGTCGGCTTCGTGACGATCTGTCTTATGCTGCTGAGTATCCCGAGCGTGCGCAGCGTCGGCGTCACGCTTATGGCCTCGGCCGGTCTCGCAGCGCTCGCGGTCGGCGCCGCCGCGCAGCCGCTCCTCAAGAACGTCATCGCCGGCATCCAGATGGCCTTCACCGAGCCGATCCGGCTCGATGATGTCGTCATCATCGAAGGCGAATGGGGCAAGATCGAGGAGATCCGTCTCACCTATGTCGTGGTAAAGATCTGGGACGAGCGCAGGCTGGTCGTTCCCGTCTCGAAGTTTCTCGAGGACAGTTTCCAGAACTGGACCCGGACCGGCTCGCAACTGCTCGGCTCGGCGTTCTTCTATCTCGATCCGACCGCCAACATCGCCCGCCTGCGCGAAAAATACACCGAGATCGTCAGCAGCAACCCGCGCTGGGACGGGCGCGCGCAGGTACTGCAAGTCACCGACATGAAGCCCGACGCGATCGAAGTCCGCATCCTCGCCACCGCCCGCGACGCGCCCACCGCGTTCGATCTGCGCTGCGACCTGCGCGAAGCGATGCTCGCCTATATCCGCGACGAAATGCCCGAGGCGCTCCCACGGCACCGCGCGGAACTGGGGCGGGATGCATGGAAGCCGGAACGGGACGGGGCAGGCGGAATGCCCTAA
- the guaB gene encoding IMP dehydrogenase — protein MDIRLGLTFDDVLLYPAESDIVPSQTNTATQLTRGIALDIPILSSAMDTVTEADMAIVMAQLGGIGVLHRNLTVEDQVAAVRAVKRFESGMVVNPITIAPSATLAEAQAIMKRHKISGIPVVEADGRLVGILTNRDVRFAENPAQPVSELMTHDNLATVSPGVTSEEARRLLHQRRIEKLIVVDDAYRCIGLITVKDIEKAVTYPNATKDGTGRLRVAAATTVGDKGFDRTAALIDAELDLVVIDTAHGHNRDVARAVERVKKLSNSVQVIAGNVATGEATRALIDAGADGIKVGIGPGSICTTRVVAGVGVPQLTAVMDCAEIGQKYGVPVIADGGIRTSGDIAKALAGGASCVMIGSLLAGTEEAPGETFLYQGRAYKSYRGMGSVGAMGRGSADRYFQGDIKDQLKLVPEGIEGQVAYKGPARDVIHQLVGGIRAAMGYTGSATIAELQKRARFVQITGAGLRESHVHDVTITREAPNYPTR, from the coding sequence ATGGACATTCGCCTCGGCCTCACTTTCGACGATGTCCTGCTGTACCCGGCCGAGAGCGATATCGTCCCCAGCCAGACCAACACCGCCACCCAATTGACGCGCGGCATCGCGCTCGACATCCCGATCCTGTCCTCGGCGATGGATACCGTCACCGAGGCCGACATGGCGATCGTGATGGCGCAGCTCGGCGGCATCGGCGTGCTCCACCGCAACCTGACGGTCGAGGATCAGGTCGCCGCGGTGCGTGCGGTCAAGCGCTTCGAAAGCGGCATGGTCGTCAACCCGATCACGATCGCCCCCTCCGCCACGCTCGCCGAGGCGCAGGCGATCATGAAGCGCCACAAGATCAGCGGCATCCCGGTGGTCGAGGCCGACGGCCGGCTCGTCGGCATCCTCACCAACCGCGACGTGCGCTTCGCCGAGAACCCCGCGCAGCCCGTCTCCGAGCTGATGACGCACGACAATCTCGCCACCGTCTCGCCCGGCGTGACGTCGGAAGAGGCGCGCCGGCTGCTCCACCAGCGCCGCATCGAAAAGCTGATCGTGGTCGACGACGCGTATCGCTGCATCGGCCTTATCACCGTCAAGGATATCGAGAAGGCGGTTACCTATCCCAACGCGACCAAGGACGGCACCGGACGGCTTCGCGTCGCCGCCGCCACCACCGTCGGCGACAAGGGGTTCGACCGCACCGCCGCGCTGATCGACGCCGAACTCGATCTCGTCGTGATCGACACCGCGCACGGCCATAACCGAGACGTCGCGCGCGCGGTCGAGCGGGTCAAGAAACTCTCCAATTCCGTACAGGTGATCGCCGGCAACGTCGCCACCGGCGAGGCCACGCGCGCGCTGATCGACGCTGGCGCGGACGGCATCAAGGTCGGCATCGGCCCCGGCTCGATCTGCACCACCCGCGTCGTCGCCGGCGTCGGCGTGCCGCAATTGACCGCGGTGATGGACTGCGCCGAGATCGGCCAGAAATACGGCGTCCCCGTCATCGCCGACGGCGGAATCCGTACCTCGGGCGACATCGCCAAGGCGCTCGCCGGCGGCGCATCGTGCGTGATGATCGGCTCGCTTCTGGCCGGCACCGAGGAAGCGCCGGGTGAGACCTTCCTGTACCAGGGCCGCGCCTACAAGAGCTATCGCGGCATGGGCTCGGTCGGCGCGATGGGCCGCGGCTCGGCCGACCGCTATTTCCAGGGCGACATCAAGGACCAGCTCAAGCTGGTGCCGGAGGGGATCGAAGGGCAGGTCGCGTACAAGGGGCCGGCCAGGGACGTGATCCACCAGCTCGTCGGCGGCATCCGCGCGGCGATGGGCTATACCGGCTCGGCGACGATCGCGGAGTTGCAGAAGCGTGCGCGCTTCGTGCAGATCACTGGCGCTGGCTTGCGCGAGAGCCATGTCCATGACGTGACCATCACCCGGGAAGCGCCGAACTATCCGACCCGGTAA
- a CDS encoding helix-turn-helix domain-containing protein translates to MALTTRLSTSSQPADGRLDYWNERVSGIFPGIVIDGERDLAAEWETCRLGDIVVSVARSDRATIRRWSGPRPPAATDRGKIHLQHSGFSTTVQRGRSAALVAGDLTYCAVDEPYELQVSERNEMFVIDFPLSAFRERAAAPALVVDHRAPSAGLLRDFLGSIFRQHWPETIDPEETDALGMTVGHLIGRCFGQVGAPEAAEWSNARRRVLAYVDANLADSSMRTGQIARALSLPPRAVQGVFADLATTPTAYIIDRRLSIAAQRLKESPSTQSMTDLAYELGFADAAHFSRRFKARFGVPPGTFSRRRADG, encoded by the coding sequence ATGGCGCTCACCACCCGGCTATCGACCAGCAGCCAGCCAGCGGACGGACGACTCGATTACTGGAACGAGCGCGTGTCGGGCATCTTTCCCGGGATCGTGATCGACGGCGAACGCGATCTTGCCGCCGAATGGGAGACGTGCCGGCTCGGTGACATCGTCGTGTCGGTCGCGCGGTCCGATCGTGCCACGATCCGCCGCTGGAGTGGCCCCCGGCCGCCGGCCGCCACCGATCGCGGCAAGATCCATCTCCAGCATTCGGGGTTCAGCACCACCGTGCAGCGCGGCCGCTCTGCCGCGCTGGTGGCGGGTGACCTCACCTATTGCGCGGTCGACGAGCCGTACGAGCTTCAGGTTTCCGAGCGCAATGAGATGTTCGTCATCGACTTTCCGCTGTCCGCGTTTCGCGAGCGGGCGGCCGCGCCAGCGCTGGTCGTCGATCATCGCGCGCCCTCCGCCGGGTTGTTGCGGGATTTTCTCGGTTCGATCTTCCGCCAGCATTGGCCGGAGACGATCGATCCCGAGGAGACCGACGCGCTCGGCATGACCGTCGGCCATCTCATCGGCCGCTGCTTCGGGCAAGTCGGGGCGCCCGAGGCCGCCGAGTGGAGCAACGCGCGACGCCGTGTCCTGGCCTATGTCGACGCGAACCTCGCCGACAGTTCGATGCGAACCGGGCAGATCGCACGGGCATTGTCGCTGCCGCCCCGGGCGGTTCAGGGGGTGTTCGCCGATCTGGCGACGACGCCCACCGCCTACATCATCGACCGGCGGTTGAGCATCGCCGCGCAGCGATTGAAGGAGTCGCCGTCGACCCAGTCGATGACCGATCTCGCCTATGAACTCGGCTTTGCCGATGCGGCGCATTTCAGTCGTCGTTTCAAGGCGCGGTTCGGCGTTCCCCCCGGCACGTTCTCACGCCGCCGCGCCGACGGCTGA
- a CDS encoding TonB-dependent receptor, translating to MRHVTRAAVSIIALCTATTVHARIQPQAQPGGDPANPPAAAQPAETGGVPDIVVTAQKRSENVQSVPIAISAFTANALQERGVGSIAQLSGLAPNVNLDAGTPFSGSPSVLSAYIRGIGSDDFAFNIDPGVGIYVDGVYLARSVGANQDLLDVERVEVLKGPQGTLFGRNTIGGAISVVTRDPGDTFRFKADVTTGSYGLLQARGTADLPITDDLAGALTFGVKTRTGYMKRIPYPDPLAANSASYTGFPSSGYSSPSDEGGDNNWNLRGKLKWKGEHVTVTLTGDYTRENSTGLANTLLGTAGNVPGNFGGTANLPGTAFDPTGTTGFLFAGLYNFCIGANTAQIAARNAQALCGVRGTQYNTALHQQPIAGVNVDGNPNNNLLPYDNRFLTGNKDTSYATGNDFSRMTSYGFAGTVEWNPAPNTTLKSITAYRQLDWRSGVDGDGSPLNFLQLSFAMHQWQFSQEVQLLGTLLDDKLHYVLGGYYFKEKGGLHDYVTFAEGLLQVDGPNALETQNYAGFGQIDYRPIPLLGVTLGGRYTREDKQFEGGQQDLNGFNYKLFGCSDPQGNITPNGPFPLAPVTCQQGTGYPDPANPIRVYAPGVNTQSFQNFSPKVGVQLYPIDRVMAYASWSKGYKTGGWTTRLTNPQPTAQPFGPEKATTWEIGIKSQFLDRKLQLNAAAFTTEYQGIQLNFQQGTSPTIRNAGDARIRGVELEAVVAPARGLVVNASVGFIDARYTSVLPGVLAVSAPNAFQAGTFVGADLPKTPKWKINVSPRYEAHLGNGATMILLADWTHATSVWNDAQRTYLLRRPTIDVFNASVAYREPGGKWTLTAGGTNITGNRYLTTGNENISDGVFFGTYSRPAEWYVRLGVSF from the coding sequence ATGCGTCACGTCACTCGCGCGGCGGTCAGCATAATCGCGCTTTGCACCGCTACCACTGTACACGCCAGAATTCAGCCGCAAGCCCAACCGGGCGGCGACCCGGCGAACCCGCCGGCGGCGGCTCAGCCGGCCGAGACCGGCGGCGTCCCCGACATCGTCGTCACTGCGCAGAAGCGATCGGAGAACGTCCAGTCGGTGCCGATCGCGATCAGCGCCTTCACCGCGAACGCCCTGCAGGAACGGGGCGTCGGCAGCATCGCCCAATTGTCCGGCCTGGCACCCAACGTCAATCTCGATGCGGGAACACCGTTCTCGGGATCGCCCTCGGTGCTGTCGGCCTATATCCGCGGCATCGGATCGGACGATTTCGCGTTCAACATCGATCCGGGTGTCGGCATCTATGTCGACGGCGTCTATCTCGCCCGCTCGGTCGGGGCGAACCAGGATCTGCTCGATGTCGAACGGGTCGAGGTGCTCAAGGGGCCGCAGGGCACGCTGTTCGGGCGCAACACGATCGGCGGCGCGATCTCCGTGGTGACGCGCGATCCCGGCGACACGTTTCGCTTCAAGGCAGACGTGACGACCGGTAGCTACGGCCTGCTCCAGGCGCGTGGCACCGCCGATCTGCCGATTACCGACGATCTCGCCGGCGCGCTGACCTTCGGCGTGAAGACGCGCACCGGGTATATGAAACGGATTCCCTATCCCGATCCGCTTGCGGCGAACAGCGCGAGCTACACCGGCTTTCCATCATCGGGCTATTCGTCGCCGAGCGACGAGGGCGGCGACAACAACTGGAACCTGCGCGGCAAACTGAAATGGAAGGGCGAACACGTCACGGTGACGCTGACGGGCGACTACACGCGCGAAAATTCCACCGGACTCGCCAACACACTGCTCGGCACGGCGGGCAATGTTCCCGGCAATTTCGGGGGCACGGCCAACCTGCCGGGCACCGCGTTCGACCCGACCGGCACGACCGGCTTCCTGTTCGCCGGCCTGTACAATTTCTGCATCGGCGCGAACACCGCGCAGATCGCGGCGCGAAACGCCCAGGCGCTGTGCGGCGTTCGCGGCACCCAGTACAACACGGCGCTGCACCAGCAACCGATCGCGGGCGTCAACGTCGACGGTAATCCGAACAACAACCTGCTGCCGTACGACAACCGCTTCCTGACCGGCAACAAGGACACCAGCTACGCCACCGGCAATGACTTCTCGCGGATGACGAGCTACGGCTTCGCTGGAACGGTGGAATGGAACCCGGCGCCGAACACGACGCTGAAGTCGATCACCGCGTATCGCCAGCTCGACTGGCGCTCGGGCGTCGATGGCGACGGCTCGCCGCTCAACTTCCTTCAGCTCAGTTTCGCGATGCACCAGTGGCAGTTCAGCCAGGAGGTGCAACTGCTCGGCACGTTGCTCGATGACAAGCTGCACTATGTGCTGGGCGGCTATTACTTCAAGGAAAAGGGCGGCCTGCACGACTATGTCACGTTCGCGGAAGGTCTGCTCCAGGTCGATGGCCCCAACGCCCTGGAGACGCAGAATTATGCCGGATTCGGGCAGATCGACTATCGCCCGATCCCGCTGCTCGGCGTGACGCTGGGGGGCCGGTACACTCGCGAGGACAAACAGTTCGAGGGTGGCCAGCAGGATTTGAACGGGTTCAACTACAAGCTGTTCGGGTGCAGCGACCCGCAGGGTAACATTACGCCGAACGGCCCGTTTCCGCTCGCTCCGGTGACGTGTCAGCAGGGCACCGGATACCCCGATCCCGCCAACCCGATCCGCGTCTATGCGCCGGGCGTCAACACGCAGAGTTTCCAGAACTTCTCGCCCAAGGTCGGCGTCCAGCTTTACCCGATCGATCGGGTCATGGCGTATGCGAGTTGGTCGAAGGGCTACAAGACCGGCGGCTGGACGACGCGCCTCACCAACCCCCAACCCACCGCGCAGCCGTTCGGACCCGAAAAGGCGACGACGTGGGAAATCGGCATCAAGTCGCAGTTCCTCGATCGCAAGCTGCAACTGAACGCCGCCGCCTTCACCACCGAGTATCAGGGTATCCAGCTCAACTTCCAGCAAGGCACCTCGCCGACGATCCGCAACGCCGGCGACGCCCGTATTCGCGGTGTCGAGCTGGAGGCGGTGGTGGCGCCGGCGCGCGGTCTGGTCGTCAATGCCTCGGTCGGCTTCATCGACGCGCGCTATACCTCGGTGTTGCCGGGCGTCCTCGCGGTCAGCGCGCCCAATGCGTTCCAGGCGGGCACCTTCGTCGGTGCGGATCTGCCCAAGACTCCCAAATGGAAGATCAACGTCAGCCCGCGCTACGAAGCGCATCTGGGCAACGGCGCCACCATGATCCTGCTCGCGGACTGGACCCATGCGACCAGCGTATGGAACGATGCGCAGCGCACGTACCTGCTGCGCCGCCCCACCATCGACGTCTTCAACGCCAGCGTGGCTTATCGCGAACCGGGCGGGAAGTGGACGCTGACCGCCGGCGGCACCAACATCACCGGCAACCGCTATCTGACGACGGGCAATGAGAACATCAGCGACGGGGTGTTCTTCGGCACCTATAGCCGGCCCGCCGAATGGTATGTCCGTCTCGGCGTGAGTTTCTGA
- a CDS encoding NAD(P)-dependent alcohol dehydrogenase — MPHAIRAAVTRDGGRTAIEALTIDDPRIDEVLVKIVATGVCHTDMVMRDGLLPVPRPVVLGHEGAGHVVAVGSAVEGLAPGDAVVLSFASCGACRCCVDHQPAYCHQFVPLNFLATRADGSTALHGPGGGDVHSHVFGQSSFATHAIVSARNVVKVDADLPIEMMGPLGCGFLTGAGAVWNALGVRAGDSIAILGTGAVGLAAVMAARIAGATRIVAVDRSPERIALARDLGATEGHVADGRTLDQFGIAGVDHVLDTTGHAPLVEQGIGVLGPRGRIGLLAAFAPDTMIRFDAAHVMSAGRLIIGIVEGSSDPQTTIPAMIEHWRSGRFPIEKLIEFFPLDAIEDAIAAGESGRVVKPVVRMI, encoded by the coding sequence ATGCCACACGCGATCCGGGCAGCCGTCACACGCGACGGCGGGCGAACCGCAATCGAGGCGCTGACGATCGACGATCCGCGCATCGATGAGGTCTTGGTGAAAATCGTCGCGACCGGCGTCTGCCATACCGACATGGTGATGCGCGACGGATTGCTGCCGGTGCCCCGGCCGGTGGTGCTGGGGCATGAGGGCGCCGGCCATGTCGTCGCGGTGGGCAGCGCGGTCGAGGGGTTGGCCCCCGGCGACGCGGTGGTGCTGAGCTTCGCGAGTTGCGGTGCGTGCCGCTGCTGCGTCGATCATCAGCCGGCCTATTGCCATCAGTTCGTGCCGCTCAACTTCCTGGCGACGCGCGCCGACGGCTCGACCGCGTTGCACGGGCCGGGCGGCGGCGATGTCCACAGCCATGTCTTCGGCCAGTCTTCGTTCGCGACTCATGCGATCGTCTCGGCGCGCAATGTCGTGAAGGTGGATGCCGACCTGCCGATCGAGATGATGGGGCCACTCGGATGCGGCTTCCTGACCGGCGCGGGCGCGGTGTGGAACGCGCTCGGCGTGCGGGCGGGCGATTCGATCGCGATCCTGGGCACCGGCGCGGTCGGGCTGGCGGCGGTGATGGCGGCGCGGATCGCCGGCGCGACGCGGATCGTCGCGGTCGACCGTTCGCCCGAACGGATCGCGCTGGCGCGAGACCTCGGCGCGACCGAGGGGCACGTCGCCGACGGCCGGACGCTCGATCAGTTCGGCATCGCCGGTGTCGACCATGTCCTCGACACCACCGGTCACGCGCCCCTCGTCGAGCAGGGCATCGGCGTGCTCGGGCCGCGTGGCCGGATCGGCCTGCTCGCCGCGTTCGCGCCCGACACGATGATCCGGTTCGACGCCGCGCATGTGATGAGCGCCGGCCGCCTCATCATCGGCATCGTCGAAGGATCGTCCGATCCCCAGACGACGATCCCGGCGATGATTGAGCATTGGCGCTCGGGCCGCTTCCCGATCGAGAAGCTGATCGAATTTTTCCCCCTGGACGCGATCGAGGACGCGATCGCCGCCGGCGAGAGCGGTCGCGTCGTCAAACCCGTCGTGAGGATGATCTGA
- a CDS encoding aldehyde dehydrogenase family protein, with translation MTEYHLLIDGALEAGAATIDVVNPATARAFATAPRADRAQLDRAVAAARRAFPAWAALGYPARRERLEAFADAVAARFDDFVALLTLEQGKPLAQAAHEIGGTIAALRYFAAQTLEPHVIRATDLERITEHRAPLGVVAAITPWNFPMILLMLKVAPALVTGNTVIAKPAATTPLTTLLLGEVAAPILPAGVFQTIADANDLGAALAAHTGVAHVSFTGSTATGKKVLVATADRLARSTLELGGNDAALVLDDADVATVAPGIFAAAMLNAGQVCLAAKRVYAPASLYEALCAALAALADAAVVGDGLEPGTQIGPVQNRVQYEKVLGYLADARNSGRIIAGGEAIARDGYFIAPTIVRDIGDSASLVREEQFGPVLPILSYDTLDEAIERINASDYGLGGTVWTADPARGEDVARRIDSGTIWVNRHLDLPFDVAFGGAKQSGIGRQQGLAGLEEFTQARVVNVAL, from the coding sequence ATGACCGAATATCACCTGCTGATCGACGGTGCGCTGGAAGCGGGCGCCGCGACGATCGACGTGGTCAACCCGGCGACCGCGCGCGCCTTCGCCACCGCACCGCGCGCCGACCGGGCGCAGCTCGACCGGGCCGTCGCCGCGGCCCGCCGCGCATTCCCCGCCTGGGCGGCGCTCGGCTATCCGGCGCGGCGCGAGCGGCTGGAGGCGTTCGCGGATGCGGTGGCGGCGCGGTTCGACGATTTCGTGGCGCTGCTGACGCTCGAACAGGGCAAGCCGTTGGCGCAGGCCGCACACGAGATCGGCGGGACGATCGCGGCGTTGCGCTATTTCGCCGCGCAGACGCTTGAACCCCACGTGATCCGCGCGACCGATCTCGAGCGGATCACCGAACACCGTGCGCCGCTTGGCGTCGTCGCCGCGATCACGCCGTGGAACTTCCCGATGATCCTGCTGATGCTGAAGGTGGCACCGGCGCTCGTTACCGGCAACACCGTCATCGCCAAGCCCGCGGCGACGACCCCGCTGACGACGCTGCTGCTCGGCGAGGTGGCGGCTCCGATCCTGCCCGCAGGCGTGTTCCAGACGATCGCCGACGCGAACGATCTCGGCGCGGCACTCGCCGCGCACACCGGCGTCGCGCACGTCAGCTTCACCGGCTCGACCGCGACCGGCAAGAAGGTGTTGGTCGCCACCGCCGACCGGCTCGCGCGCTCGACGCTCGAACTGGGCGGCAACGACGCGGCGCTTGTGCTCGACGATGCCGATGTCGCCACCGTCGCACCGGGAATTTTCGCCGCGGCGATGCTCAACGCGGGACAGGTCTGCCTGGCGGCGAAGCGGGTCTATGCGCCGGCATCGCTCTACGAGGCGCTGTGCGCGGCGCTGGCGGCGCTGGCCGACGCGGCGGTGGTCGGCGACGGGCTGGAGCCGGGGACGCAGATCGGCCCGGTGCAGAACCGCGTGCAATATGAAAAGGTGCTCGGCTATCTCGCCGACGCGCGCAACTCAGGCCGGATCATCGCCGGCGGCGAGGCGATCGCGCGCGACGGCTATTTCATCGCGCCGACCATCGTGCGGGATATCGGCGACTCGGCGTCGCTGGTGCGCGAGGAGCAGTTCGGCCCGGTGCTTCCGATCCTCTCCTACGACACGCTCGACGAAGCGATCGAGCGGATCAATGCGAGCGACTATGGGTTGGGCGGCACAGTATGGACCGCCGATCCGGCGCGCGGCGAGGACGTGGCACGCCGCATCGACAGCGGCACGATCTGGGTCAACCGCCATCTGGATCTGCCCTTCGACGTGGCGTTCGGCGGCGCCAAGCAGTCGGGGATCGGCCGCCAGCAGGGGCTCGCGGGACTGGAGGAATTCACCCAGGCGCGAGTGGTCAACGTCGCGCTTTGA